The Pseudochaenichthys georgianus chromosome 8, fPseGeo1.2, whole genome shotgun sequence genome has a segment encoding these proteins:
- the nmt2 gene encoding glycylpeptide N-tetradecanoyltransferase 2, giving the protein MMAEDSESAASQQSLELDDQDTCGIDGDNEEENEHLQGSPGGDLGAKRKKKKQKRKKEKPSSGGAKSDSASDSQEIKNPGLPIQKLQDIQRAMELLSCQGPAKSIDDASKHKYQFWDTQPVPKLNEVVTSHGPIEADKENIRQEPYSLPQGFMWDTLDLSNADILKELYTLLNENYVEDDDNMFRFDYSPNFLKWALRPPGWLPQWHCGVRVSSNKKLVGFISAIPADIRIYDTLKKMVEINFLCVHKKLRSKRVAPVLIREITRRVNIEGIFQAVYTAGVVLPKPVSTCRYWHRSLNPRKLVEVKFSHLSRNMTLQRTMKLYRLPDSTKTPGLRPMERRDIRQVTELLLKFLKRFELAPSMGDEEVSHWFLPQDNIIDTFVVEGAGGVLTDFTSFYTLPSTVMHHPLHRSLKAAYSFYNVHTQTPLLELMNDALILAKLKGFDVFNALDLMENKVFLEKLKFGIGDGNLQYYLYNWKCPPMDPDKVGLVLQ; this is encoded by the exons atgaTGGCGGAGGACAGTGAATCTGCGGCCAGTCAGCAGAGCCTGGAGCTAGACGACCAGGATACCTGCGGGATAGACGGAGACAACGAAGAGGAGAATGAGCATTTGCAAGG GAGTCCAGGAGGAGATTTGGGGGccaagaggaagaagaagaagcagaagaGGAAGAAAGAGAAGCCAAGCTCGGGGGGAGCCAAGTCTGATTCTGCATCTGACTCTCAGGAGATAAAG AACCCTGGCTTGCCCATTCAGAAGCTGCAGGACATCCAAAGAGCCATGGAGCTGCTGTCCTGCCAGGGTCCAGCAAAGAGCATTGATGATGCATCCAAGCACAAGTACCAGTTCTGGGACACCCAGCCTGTGCCCAAGCTAA ATGAGGTGGTGACTAGTCACGGGCCGATAGAAGCTGACAAAGAAAACATCAGACAGGAGCCATATTCCTTACCTCAAGGCTTTATGTGGGACACTCTGGATCTCAGCAATGCAGATATA CTGAAGGAGCTGTACACATTGTTAAATGAAAACTATGTGGAGGATGATGACAACATGTTCAGATTTGATTATTCACCAAACTTTCTCAAATG GGCTCTGCGTCCCCCTGGTTGGTTACCACAGTGGCATTGTGGAGTGAGGGTGTCCTCAAATAAGAAGCTTGTTGGCTTCATCAGTGCCATCCCTGCAGATATACGTATCTATGACAC ACTGAAGAAAATGGTTGAAATCAACTTCCTGTGTGTCCATAAGAAGCTGCGTTCAAAGCGTGTTGCTCCAGTGCTCATCAGAGAGATCACACGGAGGGTGAACATTGAAGGAATATTCCAGGCGGTATACACGGCAGGAGTGGTGCTGCCTAAACCTGTGTCCACATGCAG GTACTGGCACCGTTCTTTGAACCCCAGGAAGCTTGTGGAAGTGAAGTTCTCCCACCTGAGCAGAAACATGACTCTGCAAAGAACCATGAAGCTCTACAGACTACCAGAT AGCACCAAGACCCCAGGTCTGCGGCCGATGGAGAGGCGTGACATCCGCCAAGTCACTGAGCTGCTACTGAAATTCCTCAAACGCTTCGAGCTTGCTCCTTCTATGGGAGACGAGGAGGTGTCTCACTGGTTCTTGCCACAGGACAACATCATTGACACATTTGTAGTAGAG GGTGCCGGTGGTGTTCTGACAGATTTCACTAGTTTCTACACTCTGCCCTCCACCGTGATGCATCACCCTCTACACAGGAGCCTGAAGGCTGCCTACTCTTTTTACAACGTTCATACACAAACCCCACTACTGGAATTAATGAATGATGCTCTGATCCTGGCCAAGCTG AAAGGTTTTGATGTGTTCAATGCCCTGGATCTAATGGAGAATAAAGTGTTCCTGGAGAAGCTCAAGTTTGGCATAGGAGATGGAAATCTGCAGTATTACCTCTACAACTGGAAATGTCCCCCTATGGACCCTGATAAG GTTGGCCTCGTCCTTCAGTAG
- the rpp38 gene encoding ribonuclease P protein subunit p38 produces the protein MAAAGKPSKKESKKYIPTKTSFTSPFTPKWGPLPQEDMHFILNTVKDKLVSMGLEKKEVKVFRPWRKKKDPKPAATPEPVPQVGEVQMKDAPKNGWTDVAARRQLAIGVNEVTKALERNELRLLLVCKSVKPKHMTDHLISLSATRGVPACQVPRLSQSVSEPLGLKSVLALGFRHCASKDEEVFTDTVEAITPRVPSLDVAWLQGASPRVTSVDPVDMEEEEEEEEEKEEEKEEDGQKKGQKRKLESETETVAVTESTSSYTLQPLKVKKIVANPAKKIKKAIQRKTDCLDIKKTIPVILHV, from the coding sequence ATGGCTGCTGCTGGTAAGCCATCAAAAAAAGAAAGCAAGAAGTACATTCCGACCAAGACCTCCTTCACTTCACCATTCACTCCAAAATGGGGCCCACTCCCCCAAGAAGACATGCATTTTATCCTGAACACAGTGAAGGACAAGCTGGTTTCCATGGGCCTTGAGAAGAAAGAGGTGAAAGTGTTTCGCCCGTGGAGGAAAAAGAAAGACCCGAAACCTGCTGCCACACCAGAGCCTGTTCCCCAGGTCGGTGAGGTGCAGATGAAGGATGCTCCTAAAAACGGCTGGACAGATGTGGCAGCTAGGAGACAACTGGCCATCGGGGTCAACGAGGTCACCAAAGCTCTAGAGAGGAACGAGCTCAGACTGTTGCTTGTGTGTAAGTCCGTAAAGCCGAAACACATGACGGACCACCTGATCTCGCTGAGTGCAACGAGAGGTGTGCCGGCCTGCCAGGTGCCTCGTCTGAGCCAGAGCGTGTCAGAGCCGCTGGGCCTGAAGAGTGTCCTCGCTCTAGGATTCAGACATTGTGCCTCCAAAGATGAAGAGGTGTTCACTGACACTGTTGAGGCCATTACACCCAGAGTGCCCTCCCTGGATGTGGCATGGCTACAAGGTGCATCACCCAGAGTAACATCTGTAGACCCTGTTgatatggaggaggaggaggaggaggaggaggagaaggaagaggagaaggaagaaGATGGCCAGAAGAAGGGCCAAAAAAGGAAACTAGAGAGTGAAACTGAAACTGTGGCGGTCACAGAGTCTACCTCCTCCTACACTCTGCAACCTCTCAAAGTAAAGAAAATAGTTGCCAACCCggcaaagaaaataaaaaaggctaTTCAGCGTAAAACAGACTGTCTAGATATAAAAAAGACCATTCCTGTGATTTTGCATGTTTAG
- the LOC117451337 gene encoding peroxisomal carnitine O-octanoyltransferase-like isoform X3, which yields MASQAEFEKLAEDVKKVKTRPTDQELLDLYGLYKQATVGDVNTERPGMLDFKGKAKWDAWNSRKVHLFASEEEFKATLDIVNTFQEGVGQELHQKLLQKARTNRNWLEEWWLDVAYLEVRIPSQLNVNFAGPGPYLEHCWLPEEGTQLQRASISTWHTLQYWNLIRTERLHPQKAGKLPLDMDQFRMLFCTCKVPGVKKDTIRNYFKTESEGPCPSHLVVMCRGRMFTFDAVCDGQILTPPEILRQLSYVKECCVGEPEGDGVSALTSEERSRWAQTREHLISIDPHNSNILETIQSSLFVLSLDETKPYSSPVNYTNITRAALTGDPTIRWGDKSYNSLSFADGTFGTTCDHAPYDGMVLVSLSWYLDQQIKATEGKWKGSEAVRAVHRPEELVFTVDEKVRSDIRHAKQQYLETAQDLQIVCYAFTAFGKDAINQKKLHPDTFVQLAKQLAFQRMHKRPGSCYETAMTRKFYHGRTETMRPCTQEAVNWCKAMMDPSCDAGSRRKAMLAAFNMHNNLMVEAQDGQGFDRHLLGLYLIAREEGLPTPDLFMDPLYSLSGGGGNFVLSSSLVGYTTILGAAAPMVHHGYGFFYRIRDDRIVVSVLAWNSCRETDAATLFNNFSSSMHEMLHLATTSQL from the exons ATGGCTTCTCAG GCAGAGTTTGAGAAATTGGCAGAGGATGTGAAGAAGGTGAAGACGAGGCCTACAGACCAGGAGCTGCTGGACCTCTATGGCCTTTATAAGCAGGCAACAGTTGGAGATGTTAACACCG AAAGACCAGGAATGCTGGACTTCAAAGGAAAAGCAAAGTGGGATGCCTGGAACTCTAGGAAAG TTCACCTATTTGCATCTGAGGAAGAGTTTAAGGCTACGTTGGACATTGTGAATACATTTCAAGAGGGTGTTGGCCAAGAGCTGCACCAAAAGCTACTGCAGAAAGCCAGAACAAACAGGAATTGG CTGGAAGAATGGTGGTTAGATGTTGCGTATCTGGAGGTTCGCATCCCATCTCAGCTGAATGTGAACTTTGCCGGCCCGGGGCCCTACCTGGAGCACTGTTGGCTCCCCGAAGAGGGAACTCAGCTGCAGAGGGCTAGTATTAGCACATGGCACACACTACAGTACTGGAACCTGATCCGCAC ggAGAGGCTGCATCCTCAGAAAGCCGGCAAACTGCCGTTAGATATGGACCAGTTCAGAATGCTGTTCTGCACCTGCAAAGTACCTGGAGTGAAGAAGGACACCATCCGTAACTACTTCAAGACAG AGAGTGAGGGGCCGTGCCCTTCCCATTTGGTGGTGATGTGTCGTGGACGAATGTTCACATTTGATGCAGTGTGTGATGGACAAATCCTCACTCCTCCAGAAATACTCAG GCAGCTGAGCTATGTGAAAGAGTGCTGTGTGGGGGAGCCAGAGGGAGACGGAGTGTCGGCCCTCACCTCAGAAGAGAGGTCTCGCTGGGCGCAG ACCAGGGAGCATCTTATAAGCATCGATCCACACAATAGCAACATCCTGGAGACCATCCAGAGCAGCCTGTTCGTCTTATCTCTGGATGAAACCAAACCCTACTCCTCTCCAGTGAACTACACAAAT ATAACCAGGGCGGCCCTTACAGGGGACCCCACAATCCGCTGGGGCGACAAATCGTACAACTCACTCAGCTTCGCAGATGGAACTTTTGGAACCACTTGTGAT CATGCACCTTATGATGGCATGGTGCTGGTGTCTTTGAGTTGGTATCTGGACCAGCAAATCAAAGCTACAGAAGGCAAATGGAAG GGATCAGAGGCAGTCAGAGCCGTGCACCGTCCTGAGGAGCTGGTGTTTACTGTGGACGAAAAAGTCCGGAGTGACATCCGCCACGCCAAACAGCAGTACCTGGAGACG GCACAAGACCTGCAGATTGTGTGTTACGCCTTCACAGCGTTTGGAAAAGATGCCATCAACCAGAAGAAGCTGCACCCAGACACTTTTGTACAACTAGCAAAGCAGTTGGCCTTCCAGCGAATGCACAAAAG GCCGGGCAGTTGTTATGAGACCGCAATGACTCGCAAGTTCTACCACGGCCGGACGGAGACGATGCGTCCCTGCACCCAGGAGGCTGTCAACTGGTGTAAAGCCATGATGGACCCCTCGTGTGAT GCTGGTAGCAGGAGGAAAGCCATGCTGGCAGCCTTCAATATGCACAACAACCTGATGGTTGAAGCCCAGGATGGACAAG GTTTTGACAGGCATCTTCTTGGGCTGTATCTTATCGCCAGAGAGGAGGGACTTCCCACTCCAGACCTCTTCATGGATCCCCTTTACTCATTGAG CGGTGGAGGTGGTAACTTCGTGCTGTCGTCCAGCCTGGTGGGCTACACCACAATTCTGGGGGCCGCGGCTCCCATGGTGCACCACGGCTACGGGTTTTTCTATCGCATCAGAGACGACAG GATCGTGGTCT CTGTCTTGGCGTGGAACTCTTGCCGTGAGACAGACGCTGCGACTCTGTTCAACAACTTCTCCAGCTCCATGCATGAGATGCTCCACCTGGCCACCACATCTCAGCTATAA
- the LOC117451337 gene encoding acyl-CoA-binding protein homolog isoform X2 — MASQAEFEKLAEDVKKVKTRPTDQELLDLYGLYKQATVGDVNTERPGMLDFKGKAKWDAWNSRKEKSKEDAMSAYIALATEVISKYGL, encoded by the exons ATGGCTTCTCAG GCAGAGTTTGAGAAATTGGCAGAGGATGTGAAGAAGGTGAAGACGAGGCCTACAGACCAGGAGCTGCTGGACCTCTATGGCCTTTATAAGCAGGCAACAGTTGGAGATGTTAACACCG AAAGACCAGGAATGCTGGACTTCAAAGGAAAAGCAAAGTGGGATGCCTGGAACTCTAGGAAAG AAAAGTCCAAGGAGGATGCCATGTCGGCCTACATTGCACTTGCAACGGAAGTCATTAGCAAATATGGCTTGTAA
- the LOC117451337 gene encoding peroxisomal carnitine O-octanoyltransferase-like isoform X1, with product MSPSVHLFASEEEFKATLDIVNTFQEGVGQELHQKLLQKARTNRNWLEEWWLDVAYLEVRIPSQLNVNFAGPGPYLEHCWLPEEGTQLQRASISTWHTLQYWNLIRTERLHPQKAGKLPLDMDQFRMLFCTCKVPGVKKDTIRNYFKTESEGPCPSHLVVMCRGRMFTFDAVCDGQILTPPEILRQLSYVKECCVGEPEGDGVSALTSEERSRWAQTREHLISIDPHNSNILETIQSSLFVLSLDETKPYSSPVNYTNITRAALTGDPTIRWGDKSYNSLSFADGTFGTTCDHAPYDGMVLVSLSWYLDQQIKATEGKWKGSEAVRAVHRPEELVFTVDEKVRSDIRHAKQQYLETAQDLQIVCYAFTAFGKDAINQKKLHPDTFVQLAKQLAFQRMHKRPGSCYETAMTRKFYHGRTETMRPCTQEAVNWCKAMMDPSCDAGSRRKAMLAAFNMHNNLMVEAQDGQGFDRHLLGLYLIAREEGLPTPDLFMDPLYSLSGGGGNFVLSSSLVGYTTILGAAAPMVHHGYGFFYRIRDDRAVKLTR from the exons aTGTCTCCATCAGTTCACCTATTTGCATCTGAGGAAGAGTTTAAGGCTACGTTGGACATTGTGAATACATTTCAAGAGGGTGTTGGCCAAGAGCTGCACCAAAAGCTACTGCAGAAAGCCAGAACAAACAGGAATTGG CTGGAAGAATGGTGGTTAGATGTTGCGTATCTGGAGGTTCGCATCCCATCTCAGCTGAATGTGAACTTTGCCGGCCCGGGGCCCTACCTGGAGCACTGTTGGCTCCCCGAAGAGGGAACTCAGCTGCAGAGGGCTAGTATTAGCACATGGCACACACTACAGTACTGGAACCTGATCCGCAC ggAGAGGCTGCATCCTCAGAAAGCCGGCAAACTGCCGTTAGATATGGACCAGTTCAGAATGCTGTTCTGCACCTGCAAAGTACCTGGAGTGAAGAAGGACACCATCCGTAACTACTTCAAGACAG AGAGTGAGGGGCCGTGCCCTTCCCATTTGGTGGTGATGTGTCGTGGACGAATGTTCACATTTGATGCAGTGTGTGATGGACAAATCCTCACTCCTCCAGAAATACTCAG GCAGCTGAGCTATGTGAAAGAGTGCTGTGTGGGGGAGCCAGAGGGAGACGGAGTGTCGGCCCTCACCTCAGAAGAGAGGTCTCGCTGGGCGCAG ACCAGGGAGCATCTTATAAGCATCGATCCACACAATAGCAACATCCTGGAGACCATCCAGAGCAGCCTGTTCGTCTTATCTCTGGATGAAACCAAACCCTACTCCTCTCCAGTGAACTACACAAAT ATAACCAGGGCGGCCCTTACAGGGGACCCCACAATCCGCTGGGGCGACAAATCGTACAACTCACTCAGCTTCGCAGATGGAACTTTTGGAACCACTTGTGAT CATGCACCTTATGATGGCATGGTGCTGGTGTCTTTGAGTTGGTATCTGGACCAGCAAATCAAAGCTACAGAAGGCAAATGGAAG GGATCAGAGGCAGTCAGAGCCGTGCACCGTCCTGAGGAGCTGGTGTTTACTGTGGACGAAAAAGTCCGGAGTGACATCCGCCACGCCAAACAGCAGTACCTGGAGACG GCACAAGACCTGCAGATTGTGTGTTACGCCTTCACAGCGTTTGGAAAAGATGCCATCAACCAGAAGAAGCTGCACCCAGACACTTTTGTACAACTAGCAAAGCAGTTGGCCTTCCAGCGAATGCACAAAAG GCCGGGCAGTTGTTATGAGACCGCAATGACTCGCAAGTTCTACCACGGCCGGACGGAGACGATGCGTCCCTGCACCCAGGAGGCTGTCAACTGGTGTAAAGCCATGATGGACCCCTCGTGTGAT GCTGGTAGCAGGAGGAAAGCCATGCTGGCAGCCTTCAATATGCACAACAACCTGATGGTTGAAGCCCAGGATGGACAAG GTTTTGACAGGCATCTTCTTGGGCTGTATCTTATCGCCAGAGAGGAGGGACTTCCCACTCCAGACCTCTTCATGGATCCCCTTTACTCATTGAG CGGTGGAGGTGGTAACTTCGTGCTGTCGTCCAGCCTGGTGGGCTACACCACAATTCTGGGGGCCGCGGCTCCCATGGTGCACCACGGCTACGGGTTTTTCTATCGCATCAGAGACGACAG ggctgtcaagttaacgcgttaa